From the Oryza glaberrima chromosome 5, OglaRS2, whole genome shotgun sequence genome, one window contains:
- the LOC127772786 gene encoding uncharacterized protein At5g19025-like, producing the protein MLRPFPSSNRTAAAAAVAVAAAPFAAASAMPHPSSSSRSAGGGHHVPSVYPPPPSSSSSACRHTPSSATLDLLILLLVLFSVAFLLASSLAHVSRSLTPLLASPPAAAALASAAAAMPYLGAAAALAGATFLSCSRLPRRRCRNPRCRGLVKALEFDVQLQTEEAVRAGTGSTSGGADAAMWREIEALPWKGGQGGNNPDYECLRAELRRMAPPNGRAVLLFRNRCGCPIAKLEGWGVPKSKRRSKRSTLGLPADGGVR; encoded by the exons aTGCTCCGGCCATTCCCCTCCTCcaaccgcaccgccgccgccgccgccgtcgccgtcgccgccgcccccttcgccgccgcgtcggcgatGCCCCacccgtcgtcgtcctcccggtcggcgggcggcgggcaccACGTGCCGTCGgtctacccgccgccgccgtcgtcgtcgtcgtcggcgtgcaGGCacacgccgtcgtcggcgacgctCGATCTCCTCATCCTGCTGCTCGTGCTCTTCTCGGTCGCGTTCCTGCTCGCCTCCTCGCTCGCTCACGTCTCGCGCTCGCTGACCCCGCTGCTCGCCTcgcccccggccgccgcggcgctcgcctccgcggcggccgcgaTGCCCTAcctcggcgccgcggcggcgctcgccggggCGACCTTCCTCTCCTgcagccgcctccctcgccgccgctgccgcaacCCGCGGTGCCGGGGCCTCGTGAAGGCGCTCGAGTTCGATGTCCAGCTCCAGACCGAGGAGGCCGTGCGCGCAGGCACGGGGAGCACCagtggcggcgccgacgccgccatgtGGCGCGAGATCGAGGCGCTGCCGTGGAAGGGCGGGCAGGGTGGGAACAACCCGGATTACGAGTGCCTCCGCGCGGAGCTACGGCGGATGGCTCCACCAAACGGCCGGGCTGTACTGCTCTTCCGCAACCGGTGTGGATGTCCCATTGCTAAGCTGGAGGGCTGGGGTGTTCCAAAGAGCAAGCGCCGAAGCAAGAG GAGCACACTGGGCTTGCCAGCCGATGGAGGGGTCCGGTGA
- the LOC127774970 gene encoding leucine-rich repeat receptor-like serine/threonine-protein kinase At2g14510 yields MRGLLLRLHLALLAALLTVAGAAAAAQPPFRGFYYLLDCGAAASTTDSRGLEWLPDGGYVTGGEPHQLPDQGLLDPALATRRDFPHEPGKKFCYELPVDRNRRYLLRPTFFYGASSPPPPVFDLIVDGTFWTAVNTTDDVLAGSASYYEAVFGASGRNMSFCLGVNPDYTSAGPFINALQVIQLHDSVYNATNFTASAMGLIARTKFGSTDDVERYPNDTFNRYWQPFPDSKHAVSSTHNVTSADFWNLPPPGVFNTALVAEQDAPLVLQWPPIPLQNDSYYVALYFADTVSESSRTFNVYINDYSFYEGLTVTSAGLSVFATQWNLSGLTRVILAPVSGLPPLINAGEVFGLFPLGGYTFPRDARALEAIKRSLQNIPDDWNGDPCMPHGYAWTGVTCDKGQIPRVISLNFSSMGLSGYLSSDIARLTALTDISFANNSLSGPIPNLSNLRNLTRLHLQDNKLNGTVPQTLGIITSLRELFLQNNELDGAVPLNLLLNQGLTYQFLPGNNFFPRPPR; encoded by the exons ATGCgcggccttctcctccgcctccacctcgccctcctcgccgcgctcctcaccgtcgccggcgccgccgccgccgcgcagccgccaTTCCGCGGCTTCTACTACCTGCTCGACtgcggcgccgcggcgtccaCCACCGACAGCCGCGGCCTCGAGTGGCTCCCCGATGGCGGCtacgtcaccggcggcgagccccaCCAGCTCCCCGACCAGGGCCTCCTCGACCCGGCGCTCGCCACCCGCCGCGACTTCCCGCACGAGCCCGGGAAGAAGTTCTGCTACGAGCTCCCCGTCGACCGCAACCGCCGCTACCTGCTCCGCCCCACCTTCTTCTAcggggcctcctcgccgccgccgcccgtcttcGACCTCATCGTGGACGGCACCTTCTGGACCGCCGTCAACACCACCGACGACGTCCTCGCCGGCAGCGCCTCCTACTACGAGGCCGTCTTCGGCGCGAGCGGCAGGAACATGAGCTTCTGCCTCGGCGTGAACCCGGACTACACCAGCGCTGGCCCTTTCATCAACGCGCTGCAGGTGATCCAGCTTCACGATTCGGTGTACAACGCCACGAACTTCACTGCCAGCGCCATGGGGCTCATTGCGCGTACCAAGTTTGGCTCCACCGACGATGTTGAGAG GTACCCTAATGACACCTTCAATCGGTATTGGCAGCCATTCCCAGACAGTAAACATGCAGTCAGTAGTACCCACAATGTCACATCGGCTGATTTTTGGAATCTTCCACCTCCTGGGGTGTTTAATACAGCTTTGGTGGCAGAACAAGATGCACCCTTGGTGTTGCAATGGCCTCCAATACCTCTCCAGAATGATAGCTATTATGTTGCTCTTTATTTTGCTGATACAGTCTCTGAGAGTTCAAGGACCTTTAATGTATATATAAATGATTACAGCTTCTATGAAGGTCTAACAGTAACATCAGCTGGTCTTTCTGTCTTTGCAACACAATGGAATCTCTCAGGCTTGACCAGAGTTATTTTGGCTCCTGTTTCTGGCCTTCCTCCACTTATCAATGCTGGTGAAGTCTTTGGACTTTTCCCACTAGGAGGATACACATTTCCTCGGGATG CACGTGCCCTGGAAGCTATTAAGAGAAGCCTTCAAAATATACCTGATGATTGGAATGGAGATCCATGTATGCCTCATGGATATGCTTGGACTGGAGTTACATGTGATAAAGGCCAAATACCACGTGTCATCTCACT GAACTTTTCAAGTATGGGCCTCTCTGGATATCTTTCATCTGATATCGCAAGGCTCACCGCCCTGACTGATAT ATCTTTTGCAAACAATAGCTTGTCTGGACCTATTCCAAATCTCAGCAACCTGAGGAATCTCACACGACT GCACCTGCAGGACAACAAATTAAATGGAACAGTACCGCAGACACTGGGGATAATCACATCTTTGCGTGAACT ATTCTTGCAGAACAATGAACTGGATGGAGCAGTTCCACTGAACTTGCTGTTGAATCAAGGATTGACTTACCA GTTTCTTCCGGGGAACAACTTTTTTCCAAGACCACCTCGCTGA
- the LOC127775002 gene encoding protein PALE CRESS, chloroplastic, translating into MAAAAPALPAFASLLLPSSSSPPRRLPWPRSLPSRRGALRPVKLLPAISAVEKGKGAAAEAKEVELEGMPPEYYDEEWQARQREKTKEWNAYRKKEEAEEERLTNEYREIGMRLKAYPQEEVRKARILVSSFIRAGEDIEEEIEKAAERGELTELVLMVIWNRLDVARRDDERDAIRSLDLLYRRVETEILRSEATPAMRLLNDLLNLHDGSDDDKWLKKCKKHMLEVFPREDPFTMVFPAGFNMEEHQGQIKLPPQDDDVLLRVDFIREVDELLKEVQAAHENNKVPTGNDPEAVATKLKYQEKLRTIRQVESLLELASSLKW; encoded by the exons atggccgccgcggcgcccgcgctGCCGGCGTTCGCctcgcttctcctcccctcatccagctcgcctccccgccgcctcccgtggcCCCGCTCTCTGCCTTCTCGCCGGGGCGCTCTCCGCCCCGTCAAGCTGCTCCCCGCCATCTCAG CTGTGGAGAAGGgcaagggcgccgccgccgaagccaaGGAGGTGGAGCTGGAAGGGATGCCGCCGGAGTACTACGACGAG GAATGGCAAGCTCGTCAGCGGGAAAAGACTAAGGAATGGAATGCATATCGGAAGAAAGAGGAAGCTGAGGAAGAAAGACTAACAAATGAATACCGTGAAATAGGCATGCGTTTGAAAGCTTACCCACAGGAAGAAGTTCGCAAAGCTCGGATTTTGGTTTCAAGTTTTATAAGAGCTGGTGAAGATATTGAAGAG GAAATTGAGAAGGCTGCTGAAAGAGGAGAGCTTACTGAACTTGTTCTTATGGTCATATGGAATCGACTTGATGTTGCTCGCCGTGAT GATGAGAGGGATGCCATCAGAAGCCTTGATCTCTTATACAGAAGGGTAGAG ACGGAAATTTTAAGGAGTGAAGCAACTCCTGCTATGAGATTGCTCAATGACCTTCTGAATCTTCATGATGGATCTGATGATGACAAGTGGTTAAAGAAATGTAAAAAACATATGCTTGAAGTTTTTCCCAGAGAAGACCCGTTCACCATGGTCTTTCCTGCTGGTTTCAACATGGAGGAA CATCAAGGACAGATCAAGCTGCCACCTCAGGATGATGATGTTCTTCTAAGAGTTGATTTCATCAGGGAAGTTGACGAGCTCTTGAAGGAAGTTCAAGCTGCACATGAAAACAATAAGGTCCCAACTGGTAATGACCCGGAAGCTGTTGCGACCAAGTTGAAGTATCAAGAGAAGCTGCGGACCATACGTCAAGTGGAATCTCTCCTGGAACTGGCATCCTCCCTGAAATGGTGA